A window from Tenacibaculum singaporense encodes these proteins:
- a CDS encoding HlyD family secretion protein, with the protein MPENNHLDNIELRSEEVQEILTKVPHWMIRWGNSLFLVLILMLLLLSWFIKYPDIITSEATITTKIPPQKAFARVTGKIDTILVKDNQQITEGSPIALIENTANYEDVFFLKSILDTITLKKDSFSYPLEKMPLLFLGDIENAYANFENSYIQYILNKQLQPYSNEAIANSITTSELRRRLQNLKSQKKINKAELGFKKKDLDRSQSLFEKGVISAKDYETKQLDYLQAERNYQNMSSSISQLREAIANSNKTSKGTEITRIREEMTLLKNTIQSFNLLKKAIKDWELQYAFISKINGTVSFLNYWNENQTVTQGDLVFTIIPSKYSAYIAKLKTPSQNSGKITIGQRVNVKLQNYPDYEFGVLKGTVNNISMIPDKEGFYTVDVLLPKKLVTSYDKTIVFKHEMRGTAEIITEDLRLIERFFYQFRQVLNRT; encoded by the coding sequence ATGCCAGAAAATAATCATTTAGATAATATAGAATTACGAAGTGAAGAAGTACAAGAAATACTTACTAAAGTACCTCATTGGATGATTCGTTGGGGAAACTCTTTATTTTTAGTCTTAATTTTAATGCTGTTACTTTTATCTTGGTTTATCAAGTATCCAGATATTATCACTTCAGAGGCTACTATAACTACAAAAATTCCTCCTCAAAAAGCATTTGCTAGAGTTACAGGGAAAATAGATACTATTTTAGTAAAAGACAATCAGCAAATCACAGAGGGTAGCCCTATTGCTCTTATCGAAAATACAGCTAATTATGAAGATGTGTTTTTTCTGAAGTCTATTTTAGATACTATTACCTTGAAAAAGGATAGCTTTTCTTATCCTCTTGAAAAAATGCCTCTTTTATTTCTTGGAGATATAGAAAATGCCTATGCTAATTTTGAGAATAGCTATATACAATACATTTTAAACAAGCAGTTGCAACCCTACTCAAATGAAGCAATTGCTAACAGCATTACTACATCTGAACTAAGAAGAAGACTACAAAACCTTAAATCTCAAAAAAAAATAAACAAAGCTGAATTAGGTTTTAAAAAGAAAGACTTAGATAGAAGTCAATCTTTATTTGAAAAAGGTGTAATTTCTGCAAAAGATTATGAAACTAAACAATTAGATTATTTACAAGCAGAGCGCAATTATCAAAACATGAGTTCTTCAATCTCTCAATTACGTGAAGCAATTGCCAACAGTAATAAAACCTCTAAAGGAACTGAAATCACTCGTATTCGTGAAGAAATGACCTTATTAAAAAATACTATTCAATCTTTTAATTTATTAAAGAAAGCTATTAAAGATTGGGAGTTACAATATGCTTTTATATCTAAAATAAATGGAACGGTATCTTTTTTGAATTATTGGAATGAAAATCAAACGGTAACACAAGGAGATTTGGTTTTTACTATTATTCCTTCTAAATATTCAGCCTATATAGCTAAATTAAAAACTCCTTCTCAGAACTCTGGAAAAATAACAATTGGACAACGAGTAAATGTAAAATTGCAAAACTACCCTGATTATGAGTTTGGCGTTTTAAAAGGAACAGTCAATAATATTTCTATGATTCCTGATAAAGAGGGTTTTTATACGGTAGATGTGCTACTTCCTAAAAAGTTAGTTACTTCTTATGATAAAACTATAGTATTTAAACACGAAATGCGTGGAACAGCAGAAATCATTACTGAAGATTTACGTCTAATAGAGCGTTTCTTCTATCAGTTCAGACAAGTTTTAAATAGAACTTGA
- a CDS encoding JAB domain-containing protein, giving the protein MDIKLTEAEKIKILNSDDIYGIMQKVLLRESKIDQNREHFWIIGLENNNRILFIELISLGTVNATLVEPMEVFSLALQKRAVKIVLCHNHPSGELTPSDNDKNLTDRLIQVGIIVNTHVIDHLIISDKSYMSFKNIGLLEELEKSKRYVPKYVLEEQIKKEMSKIIEKNRNIEIAKQLKRKGVDNETIIFATGLTIEEVKKLRVKRM; this is encoded by the coding sequence ATGGATATAAAATTGACAGAAGCGGAAAAAATAAAAATTCTAAATTCAGATGATATTTACGGAATCATGCAAAAGGTATTACTCCGTGAAAGTAAGATAGACCAAAACAGAGAACATTTTTGGATTATTGGGTTGGAAAACAACAACCGTATTCTTTTTATAGAACTGATAAGTTTAGGGACAGTTAATGCAACGTTGGTAGAACCTATGGAGGTCTTTAGTCTTGCCCTACAAAAAAGAGCTGTAAAAATTGTGTTATGTCATAACCACCCAAGTGGAGAGTTAACGCCATCGGATAATGATAAGAATTTAACCGATAGATTGATACAAGTAGGTATTATAGTAAACACCCACGTGATAGACCATTTAATTATCTCTGATAAGAGTTATATGAGTTTTAAAAACATAGGTCTTTTAGAGGAATTAGAAAAAAGCAAAAGATATGTTCCTAAATATGTTTTAGAAGAACAGATAAAAAAGGAAATGTCAAAAATAATTGAAAAGAATAGAAATATTGAAATAGCTAAACAGTTAAAAAGAAAAGGAGTTGATAATGAAACGATTATTTTTGCTACTGGTTTAACCATTGAAGAAGTGAAAAAATTACGAGTGAAACGAATGTAA
- a CDS encoding ArdC family protein, with amino-acid sequence MNTIQKFQALDGKEVSRSTLERLVTQAKKENNTEVIYRVSKILNDHPKYTTFNISVKRYATGLNAPRHTGAYKEALTSCGRLRKGWRFIKGRVVKASAKVPKPTRKGLAAPKRKEGLTASGRLKKGYKYAKGGKIVKATSKKKSAVAPATKPQQPAENIPLEFLAGLDFIQEEDTNTTGLNAPVSPDQIYQMITDKLISAIKSAKGTPKLGWDDTFLEKGGYLSPVSFASKKAYRGINIILLKKGNPFGAYKNPYFLTFKQIQEAKGKLKKGAKGLEVIYFTRLYKFSDAQKGLEYATYNKQKMQDFLQSKGYDTSHFDFLVQTIPILKYYTVFNGADIEGIDFGLNKLTALEKARLGFVSPSAPHNTEEKNPIAELIIQHFPKDSAKIVHGFKGASYNPTQDKVKMPKYEAFYQSVDYYSTLFHEMIHSTGHPSRLNRPFGKRFGDVVYAKEELIAEFGAVFLSAQAGILWKTQANHADYLKNWQLALQFMQEDTKLLMRAASEAQKAVDYLLQVDTNKEPKFYKALVKTSQKASSKPTKTPALNRSIKRVSKPQSNNNIPGNLNTNSVAYKRKQLRHRTFEYYQIEDVVLASFLGKLEIKTKESLVITLAGKRGSSKTHFAFKFINVLAQKYKVGHASMEEHPESALYWDKADMYFNEVAERNLSNPDIENLDQLDKLIRENDVIVIDSFAKLKELDSKFEIDKDLRKKYDGKLFFIIFQQTADGKMRGGAKSGFDGDCIFFTEKTNHYKTNFIYTDKNRYQDKPLDELKYNIYSGKLDPIVSEEVVTENLMPKEVEF; translated from the coding sequence ATGAATACCATACAAAAATTTCAAGCCTTAGACGGCAAGGAAGTCAGCCGAAGTACTTTAGAAAGATTAGTAACACAGGCAAAAAAAGAAAACAATACGGAGGTTATTTATAGGGTCTCAAAAATCTTAAACGACCACCCTAAATACACGACGTTTAACATCTCAGTCAAACGATATGCCACAGGACTGAATGCACCAAGGCATACAGGAGCATACAAAGAAGCCTTAACCAGTTGCGGACGTTTGCGCAAAGGATGGCGTTTTATCAAAGGACGTGTAGTCAAAGCAAGCGCCAAAGTACCCAAACCTACTCGAAAAGGATTGGCAGCCCCAAAAAGAAAAGAGGGATTGACCGCTAGTGGACGTTTGAAAAAAGGCTATAAATATGCAAAGGGAGGTAAGATTGTAAAAGCTACCTCAAAAAAAAAAAGTGCTGTAGCGCCTGCCACTAAACCCCAACAACCTGCTGAAAATATCCCCTTAGAATTTTTAGCAGGTTTAGACTTCATTCAGGAAGAAGACACCAATACCACAGGACTGAATGCCCCTGTAAGCCCCGACCAAATCTATCAGATGATTACGGATAAACTTATCAGTGCTATCAAGAGCGCTAAAGGAACACCAAAGTTGGGATGGGATGATACCTTTTTAGAAAAAGGCGGGTATCTATCACCTGTGAGCTTTGCCTCTAAAAAAGCCTATAGAGGTATCAATATCATACTGCTAAAAAAAGGCAATCCTTTTGGAGCGTATAAAAACCCTTATTTCTTAACCTTTAAACAAATACAAGAAGCAAAAGGGAAACTCAAAAAAGGCGCTAAAGGGTTAGAAGTAATCTACTTTACCCGCCTGTATAAATTTTCAGATGCTCAAAAAGGACTCGAATACGCCACCTATAACAAACAAAAAATGCAAGACTTTTTACAATCGAAAGGCTATGATACGAGTCATTTTGATTTTCTCGTACAGACTATTCCTATCTTAAAATACTATACGGTTTTCAACGGAGCAGATATTGAGGGCATTGATTTTGGATTGAATAAACTAACCGCTTTGGAAAAAGCACGTTTAGGTTTTGTTTCACCAAGTGCCCCTCATAATACAGAAGAAAAGAACCCGATAGCAGAACTTATCATTCAACACTTTCCGAAAGACAGTGCGAAGATAGTACACGGATTTAAAGGAGCGAGTTACAACCCCACTCAGGACAAAGTAAAAATGCCCAAGTACGAAGCCTTTTATCAAAGTGTTGACTACTACAGTACGCTATTCCACGAAATGATACACAGTACAGGACACCCAAGCCGATTGAACCGTCCTTTTGGAAAACGTTTTGGTGATGTGGTGTATGCCAAGGAAGAACTCATAGCAGAATTTGGAGCGGTGTTTTTATCCGCACAAGCAGGAATTTTATGGAAGACACAAGCAAACCATGCGGACTACCTAAAAAACTGGCAATTGGCGTTACAATTTATGCAAGAAGATACAAAGCTTTTAATGCGTGCAGCTAGTGAGGCACAAAAAGCAGTGGATTACCTCTTACAAGTAGACACTAACAAAGAACCCAAGTTTTACAAAGCACTGGTAAAAACCAGTCAAAAAGCAAGCTCAAAACCAACGAAAACACCTGCTTTAAACAGATCCATCAAAAGAGTGTCAAAGCCTCAATCCAATAACAATATACCAGGGAATCTCAATACAAACTCGGTAGCCTACAAACGAAAGCAACTACGACATAGAACCTTTGAGTATTACCAAATTGAAGATGTTGTATTGGCAAGCTTTTTAGGAAAGCTAGAGATAAAAACCAAAGAAAGTTTGGTGATTACCCTAGCAGGGAAACGAGGTTCAAGTAAAACACACTTTGCCTTTAAGTTTATCAATGTACTAGCTCAAAAATACAAGGTAGGTCATGCTTCTATGGAAGAACACCCTGAAAGTGCGTTGTATTGGGACAAAGCGGATATGTATTTTAACGAAGTAGCAGAACGAAACTTGTCCAATCCTGATATTGAAAACCTAGACCAATTAGACAAGCTGATTAGAGAAAACGATGTGATTGTGATTGATAGTTTTGCTAAATTAAAGGAACTGGATAGCAAGTTTGAAATTGACAAAGACTTACGAAAGAAGTACGACGGAAAGTTGTTTTTTATCATCTTTCAACAAACCGCAGATGGTAAAATGCGTGGTGGTGCTAAAAGTGGCTTTGATGGGGATTGTATTTTCTTTACCGAGAAAACAAATCATTATAAAACCAACTTTATTTATACGGATAAAAACCGTTACCAAGATAAACCACTCGATGAGTTGAAATACAATATTTATTCAGGGAAACTCGACCCGATTGTGTCTGAAGAAGTGGTTACAGAAAATCTAATGCCAAAAGAGGTGGAGTTTTAA
- a CDS encoding glycoside hydrolase family 108 protein: protein MASYELFKPSLEQAEGGYQNLKNDKGNYNSKKERVGTNHGISAKFYEKILGRPPSINDMKSLTKVEAHILFKNEFWDKMQADSIRSQAVAEMIVDHAINANPRVTAGIVQRSLNRYFGKNLQVDYVIGSNTVKAINSVDAKQLFERIGKERLAYYKRLKDYQYFATSWTGRVFALAHKFGVDLKKKRQQRCW, encoded by the coding sequence ATGGCAAGCTATGAACTATTCAAACCCTCTTTAGAACAAGCAGAGGGCGGGTATCAAAACCTAAAAAACGACAAAGGAAACTACAACTCAAAAAAAGAACGAGTTGGAACCAATCACGGAATTTCCGCTAAATTCTATGAAAAGATACTAGGCAGACCTCCGAGCATCAACGATATGAAAAGCCTTACCAAAGTAGAAGCTCACATCCTTTTTAAAAATGAGTTTTGGGACAAAATGCAAGCCGATAGCATCCGTAGTCAGGCAGTGGCAGAAATGATAGTCGACCATGCGATAAACGCCAATCCAAGAGTAACCGCAGGTATCGTGCAACGCTCTTTAAACCGATACTTTGGCAAAAACCTACAGGTAGATTATGTCATAGGATCTAATACTGTTAAAGCCATTAACTCGGTAGATGCCAAACAGCTTTTTGAGCGTATAGGAAAAGAACGTCTCGCCTATTACAAACGCTTAAAAGACTACCAATACTTTGCAACGAGCTGGACAGGAAGAGTGTTTGCACTAGCTCATAAGTTTGGTGTTGACCTCAAAAAAAAAAGGCAACAACGTTGCTGGTAA
- a CDS encoding carboxypeptidase-like regulatory domain-containing protein, with protein MEASLPIYGLACPDTQQAQEEFDTKKNCGCTMNTTAQQLISGIIINGSTGKPFEAGLVNVYNTQTKKGTTPDANGAFQLYASPTDVIHISFVGYDTLQIAASKLPATITLQESSELLSEVVITANKKGDNNYIYASMGLLGLLFMYAIAKDKKKNKTTT; from the coding sequence ATGGAAGCAAGTTTACCAATTTACGGGTTGGCATGTCCCGACACCCAACAAGCCCAAGAAGAATTTGACACGAAAAAAAATTGCGGATGTACGATGAATACAACAGCACAACAATTAATCAGCGGAATCATTATCAACGGAAGCACAGGAAAACCCTTTGAAGCAGGGCTTGTCAATGTGTACAATACCCAAACCAAAAAAGGAACAACACCCGATGCAAACGGAGCATTTCAATTGTATGCCAGTCCTACCGATGTGATACACATTTCCTTTGTGGGCTATGATACCCTACAAATAGCAGCCTCAAAACTACCTGCCACCATCACGTTGCAGGAAAGCTCGGAACTACTATCAGAAGTAGTGATAACCGCTAATAAGAAAGGAGATAACAATTATATCTATGCCAGTATGGGACTGTTAGGCTTACTGTTTATGTATGCCATTGCCAAGGATAAGAAAAAGAATAAAACGACGACCTAA
- a CDS encoding coiled-coil domain-containing protein produces the protein MNEEFDTIGTHVPYGLYGWFDGFCPSNGIASRLNNQAKGVWAQKSEWDNKYKALQNGRQAAEWESLKKEVRRLEQAIKAEQQQLAQEEGIADALGLGAWCNGAVSKRKKAEESLRNAEKSLGHIKGAFQTLERQQTQGIKEANAVIKANQQKLNAIKQSIVQVKQKIAKYKAERDHEKAQAVNATPAEVSNANKKRIAGIAKENAPLILGGIVLLGAVVYLNKKSPTHKTVKSVSV, from the coding sequence ATGAATGAAGAATTTGACACCATAGGCACGCATGTTCCGTATGGGCTGTATGGTTGGTTCGACGGCTTTTGTCCCTCCAATGGAATTGCCAGTCGATTGAACAACCAAGCCAAAGGCGTATGGGCGCAAAAATCCGAATGGGACAACAAGTACAAGGCACTCCAAAACGGACGACAAGCCGCCGAATGGGAAAGCCTTAAAAAAGAAGTACGGCGCTTAGAACAAGCCATAAAAGCCGAACAGCAACAATTAGCCCAAGAAGAAGGCATCGCTGATGCGTTAGGCTTAGGCGCTTGGTGTAACGGGGCAGTCTCCAAAAGAAAAAAAGCCGAAGAAAGTTTGCGCAATGCAGAAAAGTCCCTAGGACACATCAAAGGCGCTTTTCAAACCTTGGAACGTCAACAGACCCAAGGTATCAAAGAAGCCAATGCAGTGATTAAAGCAAACCAACAAAAGCTCAATGCCATTAAACAAAGCATTGTCCAAGTCAAGCAAAAAATTGCAAAGTACAAAGCAGAAAGAGACCATGAAAAAGCCCAAGCCGTTAATGCGACACCCGCAGAGGTCAGCAACGCCAACAAGAAACGCATTGCAGGAATCGCCAAAGAAAACGCACCATTGATACTAGGAGGTATTGTACTGTTAGGCGCAGTCGTCTATCTCAATAAAAAAAGTCCAACCCACAAAACGGTGAAGTCCGTAAGTGTATAA
- a CDS encoding restriction endonuclease subunit S, which yields MVDKSNLAYKFQEVEKEIDYTYLPDKLQYTSVSLTEVFSNKLRLEASAFSIAARNAIEKLQQCKNGVSNLYPNPDFVIDAFHAPRFKRNYIKSTVPNSVGFLGSAEMLNIKPKAIKFLPKAQAVQKNLFVEKGTVLISCSGTIGKTTFVNKTLKNYSFSQHIIRLICKEYSGYVYAFLNTNEAQAQVQSLIYGAVIPEIEPHHLEKVIIPNAPESLKKEIHELIVESFDLRDQSNDLIDKAEQILYKELDLKPIEELKAEYFDNSVELRNYTTKLSDLRLRFDGSYHIPIVQLVEQEIKKNAKEISSIGELSKNIILAGVFKRTYVDKENGVPFLGGRDITQLNPKVEKFLSKAVHEARIKKELEVFENYVLISDRGTIGKVQIVPKHWNGWAVSQNIIKVIANSNDLAGYLFCFLNSDYGQVLIKREIYGSVVDMIDDKNVDGIHIPLLKNERKQNEINDLVLKANELRYEAHLKEQEAIKKMEEIIDNKTSLHTKR from the coding sequence ATGGTAGATAAAAGCAATTTAGCATACAAATTTCAAGAAGTTGAAAAGGAAATTGATTACACCTATTTACCTGATAAACTTCAATATACTTCAGTTTCTCTTACAGAAGTCTTTTCTAATAAATTGAGATTAGAAGCAAGTGCATTCAGTATTGCAGCAAGAAATGCAATCGAAAAACTTCAACAATGTAAAAATGGCGTATCTAATTTATATCCAAATCCTGACTTTGTTATAGATGCATTTCATGCACCACGCTTTAAGAGGAATTATATAAAATCAACTGTTCCAAATTCAGTTGGGTTTTTAGGAAGCGCTGAAATGTTAAATATTAAACCTAAAGCAATCAAGTTTCTTCCTAAAGCACAGGCAGTTCAAAAAAACTTGTTTGTAGAAAAAGGAACGGTTTTAATATCGTGTTCAGGAACAATTGGGAAAACAACTTTTGTAAATAAGACTCTCAAAAACTATTCATTCAGTCAACATATCATTCGCTTAATCTGTAAAGAATATTCAGGGTATGTATATGCGTTTTTGAACACCAATGAGGCACAGGCTCAAGTCCAATCTTTAATATATGGTGCTGTAATTCCAGAAATTGAACCACACCATTTGGAAAAAGTAATTATTCCAAATGCACCTGAAAGTCTTAAAAAAGAAATTCATGAGCTAATTGTTGAATCTTTTGATTTGAGAGACCAATCTAACGACCTGATTGATAAAGCAGAACAAATCTTATATAAAGAACTTGATTTAAAACCGATTGAAGAACTAAAAGCAGAGTATTTCGATAATTCTGTAGAATTAAGGAATTACACCACAAAATTGAGTGATTTAAGATTGCGTTTTGATGGTTCATACCACATTCCAATTGTTCAATTGGTAGAGCAAGAAATCAAGAAAAACGCAAAAGAAATATCTTCAATTGGTGAACTTTCTAAAAACATAATTCTTGCAGGTGTATTCAAAAGAACTTATGTAGACAAAGAAAACGGAGTGCCATTTCTTGGCGGACGAGATATAACGCAATTGAATCCGAAAGTTGAAAAATTCCTCTCTAAAGCTGTGCACGAAGCAAGAATCAAAAAGGAATTAGAGGTTTTCGAAAATTACGTCTTGATTTCAGATAGAGGAACAATTGGAAAAGTTCAAATTGTACCAAAACATTGGAATGGTTGGGCAGTAAGTCAGAATATTATAAAAGTCATAGCAAACTCAAATGACCTTGCAGGATATTTATTTTGTTTCCTCAATTCGGATTATGGACAAGTCTTAATCAAAAGAGAAATTTACGGTTCAGTAGTTGACATGATTGACGATAAAAATGTTGACGGAATCCATATTCCACTTTTAAAGAATGAAAGAAAGCAGAATGAAATAAATGACTTGGTTTTAAAAGCAAATGAATTGAGATATGAAGCTCATTTAAAAGAGCAGGAAGCTATAAAAAAAATGGAAGAGATAATAGATAACAAAACTTCTCTACATACAAAAAGATGA
- a CDS encoding N-6 DNA methylase produces the protein MIETKVIISIPEGKLRDYIDGTIRKDTPEEYVRQTVEKRLINEHKYSKDQVKIEYGVQMGSGKKRADIVIFPEDSTEEEMKDQDNVWLVIECKKEAVKPTDKNNGVEQMKSYMAACANCEWGMWTNGMHKEVWRKVKNEKGKYVYEEFNDIPSADGTTDEQERPNRNTLIKAYEDNLLFTFKTCHNIIYVNEGLQKQPAFFEFLKIIFCKIHDERNLLEPIEFFTTSKERNYKDGQASVYKRISKIFDEVKKRHGQIFDKNDEIKLLPRTVTYLVAELQKYALLTTNIDIKGKAYEEIVGANLRGDRGEFFTPRNVMKMAVAMINPKETERVLDSSCGTGGFVVTAMTSVIDSLRERMENQYGEEEGWSADIRKVFNDKISEIAAENYYGFDINPDLVKATKMNMVMNNDGSGNILQLNSLLPPAEWEEETKKKLAKALGISARDIRNHRSLGHFDVIVTNPPFGSKIPIKDQQILEQFDIAYIWNKDEDGNWYKTDRLQSSVPPEQLFIERIIQLLKEGGRTAIVLPDSILGAPGLEFIRHWLVKNTKIIASVDLHADAFQPRNGTQCSILFLQKKTKEEIAEEEKSRQIIDYDIFMTMIDHIGHDKRGGKIFKRDEKGNIVMLEVEELVKEKDAEGNLIARKEITQEKIVNDQTIHVADVFSSWKTKQGIAW, from the coding sequence ATGATTGAAACCAAGGTTATCATTTCAATTCCCGAAGGGAAGTTAAGAGATTATATTGACGGAACTATTCGAAAGGACACGCCAGAGGAATACGTTAGGCAGACTGTTGAAAAAAGACTAATCAACGAACATAAATATTCAAAAGACCAAGTCAAAATTGAATATGGTGTACAAATGGGGTCAGGTAAAAAACGTGCAGACATTGTAATATTTCCAGAAGATTCGACAGAAGAAGAAATGAAAGACCAAGACAATGTTTGGTTAGTCATTGAATGTAAAAAAGAAGCTGTTAAACCAACAGACAAAAACAACGGAGTTGAACAAATGAAGTCTTACATGGCTGCTTGTGCAAATTGCGAATGGGGAATGTGGACAAATGGAATGCATAAAGAAGTTTGGAGGAAAGTAAAAAATGAGAAAGGCAAATACGTTTACGAAGAATTTAACGACATTCCTTCTGCTGATGGAACAACGGACGAGCAAGAAAGACCAAACCGAAACACGTTAATAAAGGCTTACGAAGACAATTTACTTTTCACTTTTAAAACTTGTCATAACATAATTTACGTGAATGAAGGTTTGCAAAAGCAACCTGCATTTTTTGAGTTTTTAAAAATCATTTTCTGCAAAATACATGACGAGAGAAACTTGCTTGAACCAATAGAATTTTTTACCACTTCAAAAGAACGTAACTACAAAGACGGACAAGCAAGTGTTTACAAACGTATTTCTAAAATATTTGATGAAGTCAAAAAACGTCATGGACAAATATTTGACAAAAATGACGAGATAAAATTGCTTCCAAGAACAGTTACATATTTAGTCGCAGAACTTCAAAAATATGCTCTTTTAACAACAAATATTGACATTAAAGGAAAAGCCTATGAAGAAATTGTTGGAGCAAATTTAAGAGGAGATAGAGGAGAGTTTTTTACACCGAGAAATGTAATGAAAATGGCAGTAGCCATGATAAATCCGAAAGAAACTGAACGTGTTTTGGACAGCAGTTGTGGTACGGGCGGATTTGTCGTTACTGCAATGACTTCTGTAATTGATTCACTACGTGAAAGAATGGAAAACCAATACGGAGAAGAAGAAGGTTGGAGTGCAGATATAAGAAAAGTATTTAACGATAAAATATCTGAAATAGCTGCTGAAAATTATTATGGTTTTGACATTAACCCAGACTTGGTTAAAGCCACTAAAATGAACATGGTAATGAATAATGATGGAAGTGGGAATATTTTACAACTTAATTCATTATTACCACCAGCAGAATGGGAAGAAGAAACCAAAAAGAAGCTAGCTAAAGCATTAGGGATTTCAGCAAGAGATATCCGTAATCATAGAAGTTTAGGACATTTTGATGTCATTGTAACGAACCCTCCTTTTGGCTCAAAAATTCCAATCAAAGACCAACAAATTTTAGAACAGTTTGACATTGCTTACATATGGAACAAAGACGAAGATGGAAATTGGTATAAAACAGACCGACTTCAATCAAGTGTTCCGCCTGAACAGCTTTTTATTGAACGAATTATACAACTTCTAAAAGAAGGAGGAAGAACTGCAATTGTCTTACCTGATTCTATTTTAGGTGCACCAGGACTTGAGTTTATTCGTCATTGGTTGGTTAAGAACACCAAAATTATTGCAAGTGTAGATTTACATGCAGATGCATTCCAACCAAGAAATGGAACACAATGCTCTATCCTATTCCTTCAAAAGAAAACCAAAGAAGAAATTGCCGAAGAAGAAAAATCAAGACAAATAATCGACTACGATATTTTCATGACAATGATTGACCATATTGGTCATGACAAAAGAGGTGGCAAAATTTTTAAACGTGATGAAAAAGGAAATATCGTGATGCTTGAAGTTGAGGAACTTGTAAAAGAAAAAGATGCCGAAGGCAATTTAATTGCACGTAAAGAAATTACACAAGAAAAAATTGTAAATGACCAAACTATCCATGTTGCTGATGTTTTCAGCAGTTGGAAAACAAAACAAGGAATAGCATGGTAG
- a CDS encoding S24 family peptidase yields MIFASSKQRLKHYLDTKGISKAKFYRDTGIKRGFLDSDKLNSSISDTFLVTITDVYKDLNLSWLIAEAGKMEVNSTDAKWIEYGQFKLVPLISKRARAGFLSGWEDDEYIEELPKIPWEVDREYKGNYLTFEVVGDSMECDNPRESILEGDLLLGREVRNEYWTSKLHIHKWDFIIVHKTEGILVKRIIEHDVSSGKLILKSLNPYYEDQTVYMNDLTGIFNIVDIKRSRRR; encoded by the coding sequence ATGATTTTCGCTTCTTCAAAACAAAGATTAAAGCATTATCTTGATACTAAAGGCATTAGTAAAGCTAAATTTTACAGAGATACTGGTATTAAAAGAGGTTTTCTTGATTCTGACAAATTAAATAGCTCAATCTCTGATACCTTTTTAGTAACAATTACAGATGTCTATAAAGATTTAAACTTATCATGGTTGATAGCTGAGGCAGGTAAAATGGAAGTAAACAGTACTGATGCAAAATGGATAGAATATGGACAGTTTAAATTAGTTCCATTAATAAGTAAAAGGGCTAGAGCTGGTTTTTTATCTGGTTGGGAAGACGACGAATATATAGAAGAGCTACCTAAAATCCCATGGGAAGTGGATAGAGAATATAAAGGAAACTATCTTACATTTGAAGTTGTTGGAGATAGTATGGAGTGTGATAACCCAAGAGAAAGTATATTAGAGGGCGATTTACTTTTGGGGAGAGAAGTAAGAAATGAGTATTGGACAAGTAAACTACACATTCATAAATGGGATTTTATCATTGTTCATAAAACCGAAGGTATTTTAGTAAAAAGAATTATTGAACATGATGTTTCAAGTGGTAAACTAATACTGAAAAGTCTTAATCCCTACTATGAAGACCAGACAGTTTACATGAATGACTTAACAGGAATATTTAATATTGTAGATATAAAACGCTCAAGAAGAAGGTAA